One Chlamydia sp. genomic region harbors:
- a CDS encoding inverse autotransporter beta domain-containing protein → MYRDRQAFLLLCLSQAFLSLSGEEQRSLRNSSMEDVNHRNHLPVPSLDYRPWSRLGALRLDFFPGEREYPFEHTAIDWLFPVYDSLEFLFFSQLGFRHNLDRRDIVNLGGGGRIFRKNWMLGANAFCDYDLTGDNARLGLGLESWTNFLQFSMNGYIGLSSRHHSSIRPDYQESPANGLDFRLHYWLPFLPHLGGKIFYEQYFGKKVSLFGRSDLQHDPFVVTTGVEFTPFPLLSLGIDHRMSKFPRHYTLFNVRLNYRFGESFASQLNPLLVTKMRFLNENRYNFVSRNNVIVFDYSEYTYDIFVSPSSISDIEFASSTVTLKCPSTKTIAQFEWDAQNFIEAGGEITLVSSGKSGAEYKVKLPPHKLRLSLKQKIVPTNEYTLQVFAVDTSGKRSKTGTLSIAVSQDPRVSIARQYFLNGSLVTDFTTPPIANDQDFVEIEFTVTGTYGPLIGKEVLVRYSQGSEERYEVLLTDSQGKVRTSLIKTTLASPVEVDIAVNSVVDVVTIPFGPDEKTAHVSGSVHILQNNQLANNQAKAEVLFTIVDAYNNPIPNFAVTAEASNHATLDVSSLVTDTEGKVKFSLTNAYSGITKVTATSNNTTSIATLEFLPVLKVDNPEVIVTAKSYTAGKNPVSVTSSFSGTQQWSIQPSLPQRLQLDSATGKISGTVESEYGIPATNYTLFVRDSHGTRSSSASFALVVNPPFVISQKLYRRVLSTDSQVNIQAFGITGGEPPYEVTVSPALPSNLSVSNTGVILGRTTATTIGEKEYTFTVTDQQKEQKNIKIQLSVVTGAQITVVVKEKMLTKDTSTTQGNSSYIPIKATPSAADGAVSFTGITPALPKGINLNSTTGEITGTPTEESSLQVYTMTVRDGKSGAESQVDFELGVAPSFVAQQSTYQKILGVNTSVSFPICSLSGGVIPYDVTITPNLPNGLQLDAKTGIISGIPTDTGQLTEYTVTVTDANKSPRPNMRLSLTVANVPTVTDKEPNKVAVVGSYLNYTPLSATSAVTGKSVTFTNISPALPAGLSWRSSDGSIYGTPQAVTSQDTFTFTIRDGGTGAEIQKSFKLSVFPKLTFSQKLYNKTLIAGTYVDIEVLSITNGSGDYELVDQTSLPSGLSLDLEGTGASRSVKLKGTPTSSQTEASYTFQVKDRQSGLFTGSRTLKLTVSGGKTFRRQLSESVLFDYIRQNQIPLEMIQERHPSTVGLGIGASVTFKEIPQKNRVKRKRDYKIRRPIIRKRSFVGNFEKAIRMIKLGGGIADSRWPHIWGRDVLFTNLSEKIPTGMSIPQDCEIKRELNSMSVLPIFVAKD, encoded by the coding sequence ATGTATCGGGATAGACAGGCCTTCTTACTACTTTGTTTAAGCCAAGCTTTTTTATCTCTTTCTGGAGAGGAACAGCGTTCTCTGCGAAATAGCTCTATGGAGGACGTTAATCATCGGAATCACCTTCCTGTGCCTTCTTTAGACTATCGTCCATGGTCTAGGCTTGGGGCTTTACGATTAGATTTTTTCCCTGGAGAAAGGGAGTATCCTTTTGAACATACTGCTATCGATTGGCTTTTCCCCGTTTATGATTCGTTAGAGTTTTTGTTTTTTTCTCAGCTAGGTTTCAGACATAACCTTGACCGCAGAGATATTGTTAATCTTGGCGGGGGCGGACGCATTTTTAGAAAAAATTGGATGTTGGGAGCCAATGCCTTCTGTGATTATGATTTAACAGGAGACAATGCGCGCTTGGGGCTAGGTTTGGAGTCTTGGACCAACTTTTTGCAATTCTCTATGAATGGTTATATTGGTCTATCTTCTCGCCATCATTCTTCTATACGCCCTGATTATCAAGAATCTCCTGCAAATGGATTAGATTTCCGTCTTCACTACTGGCTTCCTTTCCTTCCTCATTTAGGAGGAAAGATTTTTTATGAACAGTATTTCGGAAAAAAAGTTTCGTTATTTGGAAGAAGTGATTTACAGCACGATCCTTTCGTGGTTACGACTGGAGTAGAATTTACTCCTTTCCCGCTCCTTTCTTTAGGGATCGATCATCGTATGAGTAAATTTCCTCGGCATTACACTCTGTTCAATGTACGACTGAATTATCGATTTGGAGAAAGTTTTGCTTCTCAACTAAATCCTCTTTTAGTCACAAAGATGCGATTTCTAAATGAAAACCGTTATAACTTTGTCAGTAGAAATAATGTCATTGTCTTCGACTATTCTGAATATACCTATGATATTTTTGTTTCGCCTTCATCGATTTCTGATATAGAGTTCGCGTCCTCAACAGTTACGTTGAAATGTCCTAGTACTAAGACGATCGCTCAGTTTGAATGGGACGCACAAAATTTTATTGAAGCAGGAGGGGAAATCACGTTAGTCTCTTCTGGGAAATCAGGAGCAGAGTACAAGGTAAAACTGCCTCCTCATAAACTTCGCCTCTCCTTGAAACAAAAAATAGTCCCTACAAATGAGTATACGCTCCAGGTTTTTGCTGTAGATACATCTGGGAAGCGCTCGAAAACAGGAACTCTTTCCATTGCAGTTAGCCAAGATCCTCGCGTTTCAATAGCTAGACAATATTTTCTTAATGGATCTCTTGTCACAGATTTTACAACACCTCCTATTGCGAACGATCAAGATTTTGTGGAGATTGAATTTACTGTAACAGGAACGTATGGGCCTCTAATCGGTAAAGAAGTATTGGTTCGTTATTCTCAAGGATCGGAAGAAAGGTATGAAGTACTACTCACAGATTCGCAAGGGAAAGTTCGTACTTCGCTAATTAAAACTACATTGGCGTCTCCGGTAGAAGTTGATATCGCTGTTAACTCTGTTGTGGATGTAGTAACGATTCCTTTTGGTCCTGATGAAAAAACTGCTCATGTTTCAGGGTCGGTCCATATTTTGCAAAATAACCAATTAGCTAACAATCAAGCCAAAGCAGAAGTTCTATTCACCATCGTTGATGCCTACAATAATCCTATTCCAAATTTTGCAGTTACTGCTGAAGCATCTAATCATGCAACTCTAGACGTCTCATCGTTAGTCACTGACACAGAAGGGAAAGTTAAGTTTTCTTTAACAAATGCTTATTCTGGAATTACTAAAGTAACAGCAACATCGAATAATACCACATCAATAGCGACATTAGAGTTTTTACCAGTCTTGAAGGTGGATAATCCTGAAGTTATCGTAACAGCAAAATCTTATACAGCAGGAAAGAATCCTGTGTCGGTTACATCGTCTTTTTCAGGGACCCAGCAGTGGTCAATACAGCCTTCTTTACCACAAAGACTGCAGCTAGATAGTGCAACAGGGAAAATATCCGGGACGGTAGAGTCCGAGTACGGTATTCCAGCGACGAATTATACTTTATTTGTTCGTGATAGTCATGGAACAAGAAGTTCTTCAGCTTCTTTTGCCTTGGTTGTGAATCCTCCTTTTGTTATTTCGCAAAAATTATACCGTCGTGTTTTGTCAACGGATAGTCAGGTCAATATTCAAGCTTTTGGAATTACAGGAGGAGAACCTCCCTATGAGGTTACAGTTTCTCCAGCATTGCCTTCTAACTTATCTGTAAGTAATACGGGAGTTATATTAGGACGCACAACAGCAACAACGATAGGAGAGAAAGAATATACGTTTACGGTTACTGACCAACAAAAAGAGCAGAAAAATATTAAAATACAACTTTCTGTTGTTACGGGAGCTCAGATTACTGTTGTAGTAAAAGAGAAAATGCTAACGAAAGACACCTCAACAACTCAGGGGAATTCTTCTTATATCCCTATAAAAGCAACACCTTCTGCAGCAGATGGAGCAGTAAGTTTTACTGGGATTACACCAGCTCTTCCCAAAGGGATTAATTTGAATTCTACAACAGGAGAGATTACAGGGACTCCCACAGAAGAGTCTTCTTTGCAAGTCTATACTATGACCGTTCGTGACGGAAAATCTGGTGCTGAGAGCCAAGTAGATTTTGAATTAGGTGTTGCGCCTAGTTTTGTTGCTCAGCAAAGTACGTATCAGAAAATTTTGGGAGTTAATACTTCTGTATCCTTCCCTATATGTAGTTTATCTGGAGGGGTTATTCCTTACGATGTTACGATTACTCCTAATCTTCCCAATGGGCTTCAGTTGGATGCTAAAACGGGGATTATCTCAGGCATTCCAACAGATACCGGTCAGTTAACTGAATATACGGTTACTGTCACGGATGCAAATAAATCTCCTAGGCCAAATATGCGACTTTCTTTGACTGTTGCGAATGTTCCCACAGTGACTGATAAGGAACCGAATAAAGTTGCGGTTGTTGGGAGCTATTTAAATTATACGCCACTATCAGCAACTTCTGCTGTAACAGGGAAATCGGTTACTTTTACAAATATTTCTCCAGCTCTTCCTGCAGGTTTATCTTGGAGGTCCAGTGATGGTTCCATATATGGAACTCCACAAGCGGTTACAAGCCAAGATACTTTTACTTTTACTATTCGTGACGGAGGAACTGGAGCAGAAATTCAAAAATCTTTTAAACTTTCTGTTTTTCCAAAACTGACTTTTTCACAAAAACTTTATAATAAAACTTTAATTGCTGGAACATATGTAGATATAGAAGTATTGTCTATTACTAATGGGAGTGGTGATTATGAGCTTGTTGATCAGACAAGTTTGCCATCAGGACTCTCATTGGATTTAGAAGGAACTGGAGCATCTCGTTCGGTAAAATTGAAGGGAACGCCTACCAGCTCACAAACAGAAGCTTCGTATACATTCCAAGTTAAAGATAGGCAATCCGGATTATTTACAGGTTCTAGAACATTAAAACTTACTGTCAGTGGGGGAAAAACATTTCGTCGTCAATTATCAGAGTCTGTTTTGTTCGACTATATTCGACAGAATCAGATACCCCTTGAGATGATCCAAGAAAGGCATCCTAGCACAGTCGGCTTAGGGATTGGAGCGAGTGTGACATTCAAAGAAATCCCTCAGAAGAATAGAGTTAAAAGAAAACGGGATTATAAAATCCGACGTCCTATCATTCGTAAAAGAAGTTTTGTCGGGAATTTCGAGAAAGCAATTCGCATGATTAAATTGGGAGGGGGGATTGCCGATAGTAGGTGGCCTCATATTTGGGGAAGAGATGTTTTATTTACGAATCTTTCAGAAAAAATCCCTACAGGAATGTCAATTCCTCAAGATTGTGAGATTAAAAGAGAGCTTAATTCAATGAGTGTGCTCCCGATTTTTGTAGCAAAGGATTAA